A region from the Pelobates fuscus isolate aPelFus1 chromosome 3, aPelFus1.pri, whole genome shotgun sequence genome encodes:
- the LOC134601583 gene encoding indian hedgehog protein-like encodes MKEKDIICNCCRKLMPEISKDGRYREIVWKFCSLDMQLAIRHTDYIRLDSSVCKNESTCFVQEHSAAAKTGGCFPASATATIESGEKLPVSDLRPGMKVLAMDSDGHFLYSSFLTFLDKNTHVESLFQVIKTFDPPRQLFLTPSHLIFVADNFTSKPTDFQAVFAGRVTPGQYILVSGVPGLLPAKVSSVSTETDIGVYAPLTQHGTIVVDDVVVSCFALVQKQRLSQLAFWPLRIFYSLGVMGGNQSSQLDGLHWYSQALYNLGRVILHKSEFHPQGILQLES; translated from the exons ATGAAAGAGAAGGACATTATTTGTAACTGCTGCCGTAAGCTGATGCCTGAGATTTCT aaagatggGCGATACAGAGAGATCGTCTGGAAATTCTGCTCCCTAGACATGCAGCTTGCAATTCGACACACAGATTACATCAGGCTGGACTCGTCCGTCTGTAAAAATGAATCAACCTGTTTTGTGCAAG AACATTCTGCTGCAGCCAAGACTGGTGGCTGCTTCCCAGCGAGCGCCACGGCCACTATAGAATCTGGGGAGAAGTTGCCCGTGTCTGACCTGCGCCCTGGCATGAAAGTTCTAGCCATGGACAGTGATGGCCACTTCTTATACAGTAGTTTCCTGACATTTTTGGATAAGAATACTCATGTAGAAAGTCTGTTCCAGGTGATAAAGACTTTTGACCCTCCTCGACAGCTTTTCCTAACTCCATCACATCTCATATTTGTGGCAGACAATTTCACCAGCAAGCCTACTGATTTCCAAGCAGTGTTTGCTGGCCGTGTGACACCAGGGCAATATATACTAGTCTCAGGTGTGCCAGGCCTCTTACCAGCAAAGGTAAGCTCAGTGAGTACGGAAACAGACATTGGGGTCTATGCTCCCCTCACCCAACATGGGACAATAGTGGTGGATGACGTGGTAGTTTCCTGTTTTGCACTGGTACAAAAACAGAGGCTATCTCAACTGGCATTTTGGCCCCTCCGGATATTTTACAGTCTAGGAGTAATGGGGGGAAATCAATCATCCCAACTGGATGGTCTTCACTGGTATAGCCAAGCTCTTTATAACTTGGGCAGAGTAATACTTCACAAAAGTGAGTTCCATCCTCAGGGCATTCTTCAACTAGAGAGCTGA